A single region of the Anaerolineales bacterium genome encodes:
- a CDS encoding ABC transporter ATP-binding protein, whose protein sequence is MTPHPQQGSVTPATPIIRLVDVTKQYEEAGIQRTILHAVTGQFCTGDFVVLLGKSGSGKSTLLNLIGGIDTPTSGDIWIKDTRITHLSERQLTLFRREHIGFVFQFFNLIPTLTALENVSLPFELRGEQRGKSETRARDLLERVGLGKRGDTYPDRLSGGEQQRIAIARALVHEPLVILADEPTGNLDEETGEIVLRLLLALTRDLGRTLIMATHNPEVVPFADVVYHIHEGKLIEETRVAPKEIGAKADGTA, encoded by the coding sequence ATGACACCACACCCGCAGCAGGGGAGTGTCACGCCCGCTACGCCCATTATCCGTCTGGTTGATGTGACAAAACAGTATGAGGAGGCGGGCATCCAGCGGACGATTCTTCACGCCGTGACGGGGCAGTTTTGCACGGGCGATTTCGTTGTGCTGTTAGGCAAAAGTGGGAGCGGGAAAAGCACCCTCTTAAACTTGATTGGGGGCATTGACACCCCCACCAGCGGCGACATCTGGATCAAAGACACACGGATCACCCACCTGAGCGAACGCCAGCTGACGCTCTTTCGGCGGGAACACATTGGTTTTGTCTTTCAATTTTTCAATCTGATTCCCACCCTCACCGCATTGGAAAATGTCAGCCTTCCCTTTGAACTGCGCGGGGAACAGCGCGGCAAAAGTGAAACACGCGCCCGCGATCTTCTAGAGCGGGTGGGGTTGGGCAAGCGCGGGGACACCTACCCAGATCGGCTTTCTGGGGGCGAACAGCAGCGGATTGCCATTGCACGGGCGCTTGTTCACGAGCCGCTGGTGATTCTTGCTGACGAGCCAACGGGCAACCTTGACGAAGAAACGGGCGAGATCGTTCTCCGCCTCCTTTTGGCATTAACCCGCGATTTGGGGCGAACACTGATCATGGCGACGCACAACCCGGAGGTCGTCCCCTTTGCCGATGTCGTCTACCACATTCACGAGGGGAAATTAATTGAGGAAACACGGGTAGCGCCCAAAGAGATCGGGGCAAAGGCGGACGGTACAGCGTGA
- a CDS encoding FtsX-like permease family protein translates to MSDSHSRRRGRLLPSSLWRVMVRSLRRRPFQSIMFVLGVALGVAMIVAIDLANTSAARAFGIFTESLTGRTTHQIVGSSTGVPAALYKRLRVGMGLREVAPVVTAYAAALELDGQPLRVFGIDPFAEAPFRGYLDLGASRNASTASIAAFLTTPNTVFMVEALAAQYGLKEGDTFTLRYGTDRHTVIIAGLLQPTDEVSAQGLQDMLITDISTAQEILNMGDALTTIDLIIPEGAAGEATLSELRSILPNGVILQPAAARGNAIGQMTGAFNLSLTALSLLALVVGMFLIYNTVTFSVVQRRPIFGILRALGVTRRQIFAMILMEAAILSALGALIGLAAGIVMGRLAVSLVTATVSSLYFTVNVRGVDVSALTLIKGLGIGITAALLAALLPALEATTTPPAGTFKRSTIESKVRRLIPTLTAAGIGAILGSFILLTGVQLAVSFAGLFGIILGFALLTPLIALVAMTAIRPLTGRLAGVLGRIAPRNIVRSLSRTSVAVAALMVAVSVIVGVSAMVGSFRGDVEVWLTNTIRADVIVGPPSISATRQDVPVDPEIARIIAQTPGISRVGVVRHMDVIRLGDPLPAYLTVIDIDISEGRRRFVWAIGDYDQVWAAMGEGAAILSETFARQRGIPIEAGQSVTLMTDKGAHTFPVAGVMYDYGGDQGTIMIRMPIFHRLYKDRMISNAAAFVEPGADVATVIDRLRAAFAGRYEVNVTSNQALRESVLVIFDQTFAITTALNMLATVVAFIGILSALSALQLERTREFGTMRANGMTHGQLFRVTLLETGLMGLIAGVMAVPVGSVLAWVLVYIINVRSFGWTLTLQLRPEFYLQALVVALVAALLAGLYPAFRIGRIQPAVAVRSE, encoded by the coding sequence GTGAGTGATTCTCACAGCCGGAGGAGAGGAAGGCTGCTTCCCTCGTCCCTTTGGCGGGTGATGGTGCGCTCTTTACGGCGGCGCCCTTTCCAAAGCATCATGTTCGTCCTCGGGGTGGCGCTTGGGGTGGCGATGATCGTCGCTATTGACCTTGCCAATACGAGTGCCGCCCGCGCCTTTGGCATCTTCACCGAGAGTCTGACGGGGCGGACAACCCATCAGATTGTGGGCAGTTCAACGGGCGTCCCCGCTGCCTTGTATAAACGGCTGCGCGTTGGGATGGGGCTGCGCGAGGTTGCTCCCGTCGTCACCGCCTATGCCGCCGCGCTGGAACTTGATGGGCAGCCCCTGCGCGTGTTTGGCATTGACCCCTTTGCTGAAGCGCCATTTCGGGGCTACCTTGACCTCGGCGCGAGCCGCAACGCCAGCACAGCGAGCATCGCCGCCTTCCTAACCACCCCCAACACGGTATTCATGGTGGAGGCGTTGGCGGCACAATATGGGCTGAAGGAAGGGGATACCTTCACCCTTCGCTATGGGACGGATCGCCATACAGTGATCATCGCCGGACTCCTTCAGCCCACCGATGAGGTCTCTGCGCAAGGGCTGCAAGACATGCTGATCACAGACATCAGCACAGCGCAGGAAATTCTGAACATGGGAGACGCCCTGACGACAATTGATCTGATCATTCCCGAAGGGGCGGCGGGCGAGGCGACCCTCAGCGAACTACGCAGTATTCTCCCCAATGGGGTGATCCTCCAGCCCGCCGCCGCACGGGGAAACGCCATTGGGCAAATGACTGGCGCATTCAACCTCAGCCTGACAGCGCTCTCCCTTTTGGCACTGGTGGTGGGGATGTTCCTCATCTACAACACGGTGACCTTCTCCGTCGTCCAGCGCCGCCCAATCTTTGGCATTCTGCGGGCGCTTGGCGTCACCCGACGGCAAATTTTTGCGATGATCCTCATGGAGGCGGCGATCCTCTCGGCATTGGGGGCGCTCATCGGCTTGGCAGCGGGTATCGTCATGGGGCGGTTAGCGGTCAGCCTTGTCACGGCGACAGTGAGCAGCTTGTACTTCACAGTGAACGTGCGCGGCGTGGATGTCTCCGCTCTGACCCTCATCAAGGGCTTGGGGATCGGCATTACGGCAGCGCTTTTGGCAGCGCTTCTCCCCGCGTTAGAGGCGACGACGACACCCCCCGCCGGGACGTTTAAGCGCAGCACGATTGAATCGAAAGTCCGCCGCCTGATTCCCACCCTGACAGCGGCGGGGATCGGCGCGATCCTCGGCAGTTTCATCCTGCTGACAGGGGTGCAGTTGGCGGTGAGCTTTGCCGGATTGTTCGGGATCATCCTCGGTTTTGCCTTGCTCACGCCGCTCATTGCGCTGGTGGCAATGACGGCGATCCGCCCACTGACGGGGCGTTTGGCGGGCGTATTAGGGCGGATTGCCCCGCGCAACATCGTTCGTTCGCTCTCGCGCACCTCGGTAGCAGTGGCAGCGTTGATGGTCGCCGTCTCGGTGATCGTTGGCGTCAGCGCGATGGTAGGGAGCTTTCGGGGCGATGTCGAAGTGTGGCTGACGAACACTATCCGCGCCGATGTGATTGTCGGACCGCCCTCCATTTCGGCAACGCGCCAAGATGTCCCCGTTGATCCAGAGATCGCCCGCATCATTGCCCAGACACCGGGAATCAGCCGTGTGGGGGTCGTCCGCCATATGGATGTGATCCGCCTAGGTGACCCGCTGCCCGCCTATCTGACGGTGATTGACATTGATATTTCGGAGGGGCGGCGGCGCTTTGTCTGGGCAATTGGCGATTACGATCAGGTGTGGGCGGCGATGGGCGAGGGGGCGGCAATCCTCAGCGAAACCTTCGCCCGCCAACGGGGAATCCCCATTGAGGCGGGGCAAAGCGTGACGCTCATGACGGATAAGGGCGCTCATACCTTCCCCGTTGCCGGCGTCATGTATGATTACGGTGGCGATCAGGGGACGATCATGATCCGTATGCCAATCTTTCATCGCTTATATAAGGATCGCATGATCTCCAACGCCGCGGCCTTTGTTGAGCCGGGGGCGGATGTTGCGACGGTGATTGATCGCCTTCGGGCGGCGTTTGCCGGCAGATACGAGGTCAATGTCACTTCCAATCAGGCGCTGCGGGAGAGCGTGTTGGTCATTTTTGATCAGACCTTCGCCATTACGACAGCGCTCAATATGCTGGCAACGGTTGTCGCCTTCATTGGGATTCTCTCGGCGCTCTCCGCGCTTCAATTGGAGCGCACTCGCGAATTTGGGACGATGCGGGCAAACGGGATGACACATGGGCAGTTATTTCGGGTAACTCTTCTGGAAACGGGTTTGATGGGGCTGATTGCTGGCGTTATGGCTGTGCCGGTGGGGAGCGTCCTTGCCTGGGTGCTGGTTTATATCATCAATGTCCGCAGTTTTGGCTGGACACTCACCCTCCAACTGCGCCCTGAGTTTTATCTACAGGCGTTGGTCGTGGCGCTGGTGGCAGCCCTCTTAGCCGGACTGTATCCCGCCTTCCGCATCGGACGGATTCAGCCAGCAGTTGCCGTGCGTTCGGAGTGA
- a CDS encoding MFS transporter, protein MTNQHTTAWIALRYPALRRMVIAQFISTGGNFMQFAAVNWHVYLLSGKDPLALGLVGLVRVVPIIIFSLLGGVIADALDRRRLMIRTEITMTLTAGGLALLTLTGNATLFSVYLFTALLAGINAFDRPAWSGILPNLVPGDHTANAIRLNSVSFQTSAVVGPIVAGLLLTAINPGVLYLCNALSFIPVVWVLLRVRLPKIKGEKQEVSLRAFTDGLRFIRSQPLIWSSMLLDFFAAFFSSAMALLPVYASDILKAGEAGYGVLYAAANIGALCGALLVAQWGRKLRQQGKAMLAAVAVYGMATILFGVSEVFWLSFIALFITGLADSISVVVRNTLRQLLTPDNMRGRMLSINMIFFLGGPQLGELEAGVMARVVSPVFSVVSGGVGTLIALGVIAATVPTLRAYREPPKAISPTA, encoded by the coding sequence ATGACCAACCAACATACTACCGCCTGGATCGCCCTTCGTTACCCCGCCCTGCGGCGGATGGTGATCGCCCAATTCATCTCTACTGGGGGCAATTTCATGCAGTTTGCGGCGGTGAATTGGCATGTCTACCTTTTGAGCGGGAAAGACCCCTTAGCGCTAGGGTTGGTGGGGCTGGTGCGGGTTGTGCCGATCATCATCTTCTCACTGCTTGGCGGCGTCATTGCCGATGCGCTGGATCGCCGCCGCCTGATGATTCGTACCGAGATCACCATGACTCTCACCGCGGGGGGGTTGGCGCTGTTGACCCTGACAGGGAATGCCACGCTGTTCAGTGTCTACCTGTTTACGGCGCTCCTCGCCGGAATTAACGCCTTTGACCGTCCGGCGTGGTCGGGGATTCTCCCCAACCTTGTCCCCGGCGACCACACCGCGAACGCTATCCGCTTGAACAGCGTCTCCTTCCAGACGAGCGCCGTTGTTGGACCCATCGTTGCTGGGCTGCTCCTTACCGCAATAAATCCCGGCGTCCTTTACCTGTGCAACGCGCTCAGCTTTATTCCCGTCGTGTGGGTGCTGCTCCGTGTGCGGCTGCCCAAGATAAAAGGCGAAAAACAAGAGGTAAGCCTCCGCGCCTTCACCGATGGGCTGCGCTTCATCCGCAGCCAACCGCTGATTTGGTCATCAATGCTGCTGGATTTCTTCGCCGCCTTCTTTTCCTCGGCAATGGCGCTCTTGCCCGTCTATGCCAGCGACATTCTGAAGGCGGGCGAGGCGGGCTATGGTGTCCTCTACGCGGCGGCAAATATTGGGGCGCTGTGTGGGGCGTTGTTGGTGGCGCAATGGGGGAGAAAGCTGCGGCAGCAAGGCAAGGCAATGCTGGCAGCGGTGGCGGTCTACGGCATGGCAACCATCCTCTTTGGCGTTTCCGAAGTCTTTTGGCTGTCGTTCATTGCTTTGTTCATCACTGGCTTAGCTGATTCGATCTCTGTTGTCGTGCGGAACACGCTGCGCCAATTGCTGACACCCGACAACATGCGCGGACGGATGCTTTCAATCAACATGATCTTCTTTTTGGGGGGTCCCCAATTGGGGGAGTTGGAGGCGGGCGTCATGGCGCGGGTGGTCAGCCCCGTCTTTTCGGTGGTCAGCGGGGGGGTGGGAACGCTGATTGCCCTTGGGGTGATTGCCGCCACCGTCCCCACCTTGCGGGCATACCGTGAACCACCCAAAGCCATCTCCCCGACGGCATAG